In Vespa crabro chromosome 5, iyVesCrab1.2, whole genome shotgun sequence, a single window of DNA contains:
- the LOC124424034 gene encoding DNA polymerase epsilon subunit 4 codes for MYDIHIRRVLEVVILSYCKDRNSINMANAKIDDLTYEGELNESNISNGAENLQDSQEETDTALQADEEQREKLVRLPIGRVRNIIKMDPDVNLVNQEAVFLIAKSTELFIDSLAKEAYKYTVQTKKKTVQKRDIENAINNVDALVFLEEMLE; via the exons ATGTacgacatacatatacgtaggGTATTAGAAGTTGTTATTTTGTCGTACTGTAAAGATCGAAATTCTATAAACATGGCGAATGCCAAGATTGATGATTTGACGTATGAGGGAGAATTGAATGAAAGTAATATCAGTAATGGTGCTGAAAACTTGCAAGATTCTCAAGAAGAGACCGATACTGCTCTACAGGCTGATGaggaacaaagagaaaaattagtaAGACTTCCTATAGGCAgagtaagaaatattattaaaatggatCCTGATGTAAATTTGGTTAATCAGGAGGCAGTATTTTTAATAGCAAAATCgacg GAACTTTTTATTGATTCATTGGCAAAGGAAGCCTATAAGTATACtgtacaaacaaaaaaaaaaacagtccAAAAACGAGATATTGAAAATGCAATTAATAATGTAGATGCACTTGTGTTTTTAGAAGAAATGCTTGagtaa